A single Oncorhynchus mykiss isolate Arlee chromosome 24, USDA_OmykA_1.1, whole genome shotgun sequence DNA region contains:
- the LOC118944114 gene encoding piggyBac transposable element-derived protein 4-like, translated as MLLSHTLYKIRNVLISLTSAFGRVFVPYKDLCIDESLMLWKGRLAFCQYISSKRHRFGVKFLVMCDVKTGFVQDIIVYTGSTTDIKHYEELGVSGSVVMTMLAPYLGKGHTLYVDNWYSSPTLFQHLISNSTGACGTVVSNRKGMLAFGCRKMQRGEVEFQENGQQLAVKWHDKRDVHVLSTVHTATMSATGKVDHLTGERKIKPDCVLDYNLKMGAMDKADMINSFVECTRKTTKWYKKIFFHLIDTAALNGHIIHRQLTGEMITEQGIFVTGCTVHIRIMQL; from the coding sequence ATGCTACTAAGTCACAcgttatacaaaataagaaatgttcTCATCAGCCTGACATCAGCGTTTGGTCGGGTCTTTGTGCCATACAAGGACCTATGCATTGATGAGTCCCTGATGTTATGGAAAGGTAGGCTGGCGTTCTGTCAATATATTTCCTCCAAAAGGCACAGGTTTGGAGTCAAGTTCCTTGTCATGTGCGACGTGAAGACAGGATTTGTCCAGGATATTATAGTTTACACAGGGTCCACCACTGACATCAAACATTATGAGGAGCTTGGGGTGTCCGGGTCCGTGGTGATGACCATGCTGGCTCCTTATCTCGGCAAGGGACACACTTTGTATGTGGACAATTGGTATAGCAGTCCCACACTCTTCCAGCATCTGATCTCCAACAGCACAGGGGCCTGTGGCACAGTCGTGTCGAACAGGAAGGGGATGCTGGCATTCGGATGCAGGAAGAtgcagagaggggaggtggagttcCAGGAGAACggtcaacagctggcagtaaagtggcatgacaaacgagacgtccatgtcctctccactgtccatacagcaaccatgtcggccacagggaaggtggaccacctgacgggagagagaaagatcaaaCCAGATTGTGTGCTTGATtataacctcaaaatgggggccatggataaggcggacatgataaacagctttgtggaatgcactAGGAAAACGACCAAGTGGTATAAGAAGATATTTTTCCATCTGATCGACACTGCTGCCCTCAATGGTCACATAATTCACCGCCAACTAACAGGTGAGATGATTACTGAACAAGGTATTTTTGTAACTGGATGTACAGTTCACATACGCATTATGCAATTATAG